A stretch of DNA from Geitlerinema sp. PCC 9228:
CAAAATAAATTTATTTCCTAAATTCCCCAATCTCCCACGCTCGGGACGCCCGATTGCCTCTCACTTCAAGCGTCCGGAACGAAGAATACTAATTACCAGCCACAAACCGAGGAGACTGGCGGCGGAAAAGAGGGTACTGCTGGCGAAAAATAACTGCGTACTGCCACCTTCGGAAAAGATAATTGCTGCACCGACAATCAGCGAACCAACAACAATGCTGAAAGAGAGGCGGTTGGCGGAGTCGTCCAAACTCCGGCGCAATCCATCCAAATCCTCTAAAGTGAGATTCCAGCGTAGGGTTTCGGTGGTAATGCCACCTAGGAGCAATTCCAACTGACGCGGGGTTGACAAAGAAAGACTTTTGGTTTCTAAAGCCGTTTGCAACAAAGCTGGTAAAGGAGAGTCGCCAATAATTTGCTGGCGCAACAAATCGCTCATCAGGGGTTTAATTTGTTCCGAAAGATTGAACTCCGGGTCCAACGTGCGGGCGACGCCTTCGAGATTGGCAATAGTTTTGGAATACAAACCGATATTGCCCGGCAGTTTGACGTGGTTTTCCCGGGCGGTTTGTAGCACTTCGTAGACCAACTCGCTAAAATTAATTTCCGCTAAATTGCGGTTGTAGTAGCGGCGCAGCAAACGGTTGTAGTCGGCTTCCAAACGCGCCACATTGGTACCTTGGTTGGCATCAGCCAAATCTAGAGTTAGGTGAGCGCAGCGCTGGCCGTCTAAATTAACAATAGCCAACAGAAGTTCGGTGAGAATGCGCTGGGTGCGGGGATCGAGACGACCCACCATACCGCAGTCTAGCAAAGCGACGCGCCGGTCTTGCAGGTAAAAAACATTTCCCGGGTGGGGGTCGGCGTGGAAGAAACCATCGACGTAAATTTGTTGGAAAAACACCCGCAACAGGAGATTGGCAATTTCTTTGTTGGAGGTAGCTTGGTCGGTTTTTGGCTTTTTGCCGTTTTGGGGAGCTTTGCCATCGAGGTCGGCTTCTAAAATTGGCGTTCCTTCCAGCCACTCGATGGTGAGCATTTTTTCTGTGGTCAGATCCCAGTACACCTCGGGGATTTCCACGCGAGAGGGGTCAAACCAGCGGCTTTGGGAGAGATTGCGGCGCAAGGCATCCGTGTAGGTGGCTTCTTGCATGAAATCCAATTCCGAACGCAAGGCGCTGGCAAATTCGTCGGCGAGGGAAACGGGGTCGTAGTATTCGCCAAACTCCGTACGAGATACCAATTCTGCCAAACCGCGAACGATGCTGATATCTTGTTCTACCACTTCGCCAATGCCGGGACGTTGGACTTTAATGGCGACTTCGTAGCCGTTTTTGGTTTGACCGCGATGGATTTGTCCGATGGAACCGGCGGCAATGGGGTCTGGGTTAACATATTCAAAAGCATTTTCCAACGGTTGCTGCAACTGTTGGCGCATGGCGACTTCGATTTGCGACCAGGGAACTGGCGGGACATTGGCTTGTAGGTCGGTTAAAGCTTCAATATAAGCAGGTGGCATGAGGTCGGGACGGGTACTTAAGAGCTGTCCCAACTTGACGTAAACCGGTCCCAAATCGATTAAAATATTGCGCAAAACCGCCGGGGTGGGTAATTCTGGTTCATCTGCTTTTTTGCCGCTGAGCAAACGCCGCATGTAGTCCCAACCGTTGCGGAAAACCACTTCGAGGATTTCTCGCTGCCGGGAACTGGTTTTGGCTAATTTAGAAAACATACGGTTTCGGTTTCCCCTGAACTTGATGGAATGTTTAAATTCTGGCGATCGCCTGGAGGGTGGTTCGATCTGCTATTTCACTGTAGCTTGAAAAATTTAGAAATTGGGGAAAAGATCGCGATCGCGATGGTCTGGCTTCCTAGAGACAGCAACGGAAGCGATAGAATGGAAAGTAACAACTCTTAATCTTAAGGATGGGGCAAGCAGCCAAAGCCGGAATTCCAGGTTGCCAGCAGACCCGTTCGGCCGGGGACTTTTCTGGACGGTAACAATCCTTTATGCTTGATTGTAGCTGCGATCGCCCCCCACGTTCGGTTCTCGTTCGAGCGCCAACCAGCGGAGTTAACTGAAAAGGAGCAAATCATCGCATCATGGGAAAGGTAGTCGGTATCGATCTTGGGACAACCAACTCCGTCGTTTCGGTCATGGAAGGTGGCAAACCCACTGTCATTCTCAATTCAGAGGGGTTGCGCACCACCCCTTCTGTGGTGGGATTCAGCAAAGAGGGAGAGCGTTTGGTCGGTCAAATGGCCAGACGGCAAGCCATTCTCAACCCCCAAAACACATTTTATGGGGTGAAGCGGTACATCGGTCGTCGCTACAACGAGCTTAGTCCCGTTTCCAAAAAAGTTCCCTATACCATTCGCCGCAACGACGAAGATAAAATTCGCCTGCGCTGTCCGCGATTGCGTCGGGAATTTGCTCCAGAAGAAATTTCGGCAATGGTGCTGCGCAAGCTAGCCGACGAAGCCAGCCGCTATTTGGGAGAAGCCGTTACTGGCGTGGTCATTACCGTTCCGGCTTATTTTAACGATTCCCAACGCCAGGCTACCCGGGATGCCGGTCGCATTGCTGGTTTGGAGGTCAAACGGATTTTAAACGAACCCACCGCTGCGGCTTTGGCTTACGGGATGGAACGGGGGGAGAACAAAACCATTTTGGTCTACGACCTCGGCGGTGGCACCTTTGACGTGACGGTTTTGGAAGTAGGCGACGGCGTATTTGAAGTACGCGCCACCAGCGGTGACAGTCAGTTGGGGGGCAACGATTTCGACCGCAAGATTGTAGACTGGCTGGCAGACCAATTTTGGGAACAAGAACAAATTGATTTGCGTCGCGATCGCCAGAGCTTGCAAAGGCTCATGGAAGCGGCGGAAAAAGCGAAAATCGAACTATCGGGGATGGGGGCTACAGATATCAATCTGCCCTTTATCACTGCCACCGCCGACGGTCCCAAACACTTAGAAACCAAACTGACGCGGGCGCAATTTGAAGGCATGTGCGAGGACTTGCTCAAACGCCTGCGGATTCCCCTGAAAAAAGCCCTTGCCGATGCGGGATTGACCCCCGCCCAAATTGACGACGTGGTGTTGGTGGGGGGCGCGACCCGCATGCCCATGATTCAAGAACTGGTTACCGGTACCATTGGACGGGAACCCAACCAAAATGTCAATCCCGACGAAGTGGTAGCCGTAGGGGCCGCCATTCAAGGGGGGATTCTAGAAGGGGAGCTTCAAGATATCCTGCTGCTGGATGTGACGCCCCTATCGTTGGGCTTGGAAACGATTGGTGGGGTAATGAAAAAGCTCATTCCCCGCAACACCACCATTCCCGTACGCCGTTCCGATGTTTTCTCTACCTCCGAAGACAACCAAACCGTGGTGGAAGTCCACGTGGTTCAGGGAGAGCGGGAAATGGCCAAAGATAACAAATCCTTGGGGCGGTTTAAGCTCATGGGATTGCCGCCAGCGCCGCGGGGAGTGGCTCAGGTTCAGGTTTCCTTCGATATCGATGCCAACGGAATTTTACAGGTAACGGCGTTGGATAAAACCACCGGTCGCGAACAAAGCCTCACTATTCAGGGAGCTTCCACCTTGAGCGAATCGGAAGTCAACCGTATGATTCAAGAGGCCGAAAAATTTGCCGAACAGGACCGCGAACAGCGCGAACGGGTGGACCGACGCAATCGCGCCGAAACTCTGGCTTTCCAAGCGCAACGGCAACTGCGGGAAGTTAGTTTGGATTTTGGTTTGCAGTTTGCCCAGGGATTGCGCCGTCAAATTGAATCGCTGGTTCAGGAGTTGCGCGACAGTCTCAAACGCGACGACGAACGGGGGATCGATCTGGCTACATCCCAGTTGCAGGATGCGCTGTACGAACTGCGCCGTCAGGTGGCAGAATACTACCGCGAAGAGGAGGAGGAAGACAATTGGTTGAGTGCCGTTCGGCGGACGCTTTCTGGGGACGATAGCGAGTACGATGATTATGACTACGATTACGACGATCGCGATTGGGGCGATCGCCGCCGCAAAAAGTCCGGTAGCATAATAGACGATCGCCTGTTTGAGGGTCCCTCCCGCTACAAGCAGCGGCGCATTCCCCGAACCAATGCTTACGATGAAGATTGGGATGATGAGGACGATTGGTTCTAACCGCCCTGCCGCCCGGGTTACATCGCTAGCAACTATTTTTTTTCCGGAAAGCTCTCTGCCACAGACGGCTAACCGTTAGAGTATCAAGCGTATCTTGTTCGTATGGAAAACTTTCGCAACTACTACGAAATTTTAGGGGTGGATCCCAGTGCCTCCATTGAAGAAATCAAAAAGGCCTACCGGCGATTGGCTCGCAAGTATCACCCCGATTTAAATCCTGGCGACCAAAAAGCGGAGGAAAAGTTTAAGGACTTGGGAGAGGCTTACGAGGTTCTCTCCGACCCGGAAAAACGCGCTCAATACAACCAGTTTGCTCGCTACTGGCAGCCCAAAGGGTTCGCTGGGCGCAGCATGTGGCGTCCAGGGGCAAAAACTTGGAACCCACGCGGAACCAATGGCAAGCAGGGAACTGCCAGTGCTACCTCTCGGTCGGGAAAATCCGATCGCAAGGTCGATATCAGCCAGTTTTCCGATTTTAATGTATTTGTGGAAGAGTTGTTGGGGCAAAAGAGGACTGCCTCGCGACCGTATAACAGCGAATACGGCAGCCAAGGAGCCAAGCGCGGTCAAAGTACCACCCGCAAAAGCACGACCAGCGACGATTTTCGCCCCGGTCGCGTGAAAACCCAGTACACGGTTACCTCCCGCAGTGCTGCCCAACAACGGGATGTGGAAGCTCACTTGACGATTCCTTTGGAAAAAGCTTACCGTGGCGGTCGCGAACGCATTCGTTTGGAAGATGGGCGTTCTTTGGAAGTGGATATGCCCCCAGCCACGAATACAGGTCAGCGCGTCCGGGTGAAAGGACAAGGCATTGGGGGCGGCGATTTATATTTAAAAATTACCATTGCCCCCCACAAGTTTTTCCAACTTCAGGGACAGGATATTTATTGTAAGGTACCCATTACCCCAGCAGAAGCGGCTTTGGGAGGAATGGTGGAGGTGCCCACTATTGACGGTTGGGTGAAAATGCACGTTCCCGCTGGGGTACAATCGGGTCAGTGCCTGCGTTTGGCTGGGAAAGGCTATCCCGACGAACAAGGAGAGCGCGGGGACCAGCTGGTGGAAATCCAAGTGGTGGTTCCCAAAGAGTTGGGCAACCAAGAGCGGGAATTGTACGAAAAACTGCGACAGGCGGAAACGTTCCAACCTCGTTCTAACTTGATATGACCTGTTGCTGGGCAATGCGATCGCACTGCAGCCACGACCGTAAAAAACCAGGCAGCCAGTTGGCGGCTTGCTGGCCGTACAAATCGTATTTTTGCAGCTGCTCGGTTAGGGGTTGGGCACCGCGAAAGCTCAACTGTTCGGCACCTCTTTCGGTCCAAACTTTGATGGCTTTCCGGTGTATTTCCGGATGAAACTGCAAGCCATAGGCATGGTTTTTATAACGGAAGGCTTGATTGGCAAAGCGATCGCCACGAGCGAGCCGTACGGCACCCTGAGGTAATTCAAAGCCTTCCTTATGCCAGTGATAAACACAGCGCAAATGGCCCAGTTCCTGCTGCCCCTGTGGTGTGGGATAGAGGGGATAATAGCCAATTTCCACCCAACCGTCGGGGCGGGAATAAACTGACCCTCCCAAAACTTTAGCCAGCATTTGTGCCCCCAAACAAATTCCCAAAAAAGGCTTCTGGGCGTTCAACGCTGTTTCGATCCAGTTCAGTTCCTGGCGGATAAAAGGTAAGGTATCGCCATCGTTGGCACTCATGGGACCGCCAAACACAATGGCGGCGGCATGGTTTTCCATACTGGTTGGTAGTTCGTCTCCCACGCTAGGAATACGAATGTCTAAAGTATAGCCAAAAGAGCGCAATACCTGACCGACCAAACCAGTTTTGGAGGTTGATTGGTGTAGAACAACAAGAATTTTTTTCACGATCGCCAAATTTACTTGCTAACGTCTGCTGAATATATGAACGTTTGTAGAACAATTCTATCGATCCTGCGGATCCTGTTGATTTAATTGTAGCGATCGCTGGTACATTTGCCAATTCAATTATAACCGATTCGTGGTGTCCGCACCTGCAAAAACTTGCCTAAATTCGATAAAATAACCTCCTGAAGCTAGCAATAGGAGGCCAGGGAGACATGACCACCACGCAAAATCAGAACATCAGCATCGAAAGACAACCCTCCCAAGACCGACTCCAGCAACTCGGCGTTTTCAACTGGCCAACTTGGGAAAAAGAACCCTCCGAATTCCCCTGGAAATACGACGAACCAGAAACCTGCTACTTACTAGAAGGCGATGTAGTGGTCACCCCCGACGGCGGCGAACCAGTCGAAATCAAAAAAGGCGATTTGGTCACCTTTCCCGCCGACATGTCTTGTACTTGGACCATTCGCAGCCACGTTCGCAAACACTTCCAACTAGGTTAATTTTTTTCCGTACAATTGTGCGATCGCTTCCCCAAACACTGCCCGGAAATCCCTACACCGGGCATTTTTGAATGCTAGAGAAAAAAATTTTTTCTAATAGAATCGTTTTATTTTAAAATTGTCTTATCTGGATTGATAGCAATCGTGTCGCGATATTGCTGGGATGGCAACAATAAGATAGCAACCTCAGGAGTTTTATGAGTGAAGGACTAAAAAAATGGAGAATTATCACCGACAACGCAGAATTTTACAAAGCAGCGAACGTAGAAGATAAAGAATGGATTTCCCTCCCCAACGGCAAAATTACCTGCGAACAATTACGCCAACTAGAAATTGGCAGTTGGTTCGAATTTAAGGGCAAATCCTATTGCCTTCTCGAATGCGACCTGCAAGACTACATCATGGAAGGATTGCAGCGTTGGTCGCAAATTATTTATCCGAAAGATGCGGGATACATGTTGGCGAGAATGGATATATTTCCCGGTAAATACGTAGGAGAAGCCGGAACTGGTTCTGGCGCTTTTACGCTAGCACTTTCCCGTTCGGTTGGCAAGGAAGGCAAAGTTTTTACCTACGAAAGCAATCGCGACAATGCCGATATTATTCGCCGAAATCTGGAAAACGGGAAAGAATACGATAATATTATTTTCTACAACCGACCCGTAGAAGAAGGCATCGAACAAACCCAATTAGATGCTTTCTTTTTGGATTTGAAAAAACCTTGGGAAGTTATCGACCAAGTATACACAGCTTTAAAAGGGTCCGGACATGTAGGGGTGTTTGTTCCCACTACCAATCAAATTAGCGAAACCATGCAGTCGTTGAAGCAAAATCATTTTATGTTGATGGAGGTTACCGAAATTTTCCTGCGCAATTACAAACTCAATCCGGAACGAATTCGACCACGCGATCGCATGGTGGCCCATACAGGATTTTTTATTCTAGCACGCAAAACCCAACCGCAAACCGGAGAAAATATCTGAAATCCAATAAATTCCTTAACTTCAAGGATATCTAGTATTTTGAGGGGTGCAACGCGTGAGCACCCCTACCAGGAAAATTGGCAAATTGCAGGGAATCATTATTAAAAAAATGGTACAATACGAAATAAGGAAGATTGTCTGGAGATTTAGAGATTCGATTCAATATTCCCACGAAGATACCGTCGGATTTCGTATAATTTCAAGTTTCCCTGACAATTTTTATTTTTCTATGGGGTTTGGGTAGGGGGAATTGCGTATTCTAAAATTTGCAGTGTTTCTTGTGTAGGTTCCAGGGTTTCTCCATCAGAAAGAAACACCAAACGATGTTGGGTGGGTTCCGGTAGCTGGGGTTCTTCACAAGACATTTGGGAACTAGGTTGCTGTTGGGAAGATTCGGCCGCAGAACTGATGGTCACCACCAAATCTTGCCATTGGTCTTGATTTTCATTAGACCAAGTCCAACCAACAATTTGATTTTGATAGTAAGGAGGACGGCAACTGGCAACATTCGACCTTACCGAAAACAAATCTTTTTGTTGGGTTTCGTTGCTGCCAATATCCAGGATATCTGCCGATTGGATTTCATATCCCTGTCCCATATATCCACCTTGGCAAACCAATTTATCTCGACCACTTGCCGTAGTCAGCAAATCGCAAGTGTGGGAACGAAAACCCCGGTCGTAACGAACCACTTGCCAACCATTGGCTTGTTGCCTGAGTAAAACGCTGCCGCCAAAATTGCTGGCATGGGGTTCGCAACCGCTAAAATCTACATAGGCTTCTCGAATATGGGAACCGGTGTAGCTACCGTAGTGCAGTTCTTCTAACTGAAAAGGTTCTTGCCAATTTGTACTTACAAAACTCGGACAAGTACCACAAGCCAGCTGACCGTCTTTGCGGATAACATTGCCCCGACCGCAAACCGCTTCGATTAGTTGCGGCCGGGTACTTTGTGCTAAGGTAGGCGGGGATGATGCGATCGCATTGCTGTACGTATCGGCATTCAAGGAACTGGCAACGCCAAGTAAAAGAGAAATCGAAAACAAACGCTGAAATTTCATTGTCACCCAAAAAGATCTAATTTTGAATTAAATTCCCTTTTGGTATAGCAAATCCGGATACTTGTGGCATACTCCGGGAAGCAACCACGTCGATGCCAGTATCGAAGACATTCGGCAAAACCACCTCGCCTATTTCCACGGGTGCCTCTAGTGTAACCTGGCGCAACTGATGGCACAAGTCCATAACTTTTTCTTTAGGAATCGCCTCGGTGGTTTTCACCGGCAACCGTCCCCAAATGCCATTGCGAATCGCTACCGTGGTGGTAACCATGCGACGGGGTTCGGTATGTTCTTGCATCGCATACTTTTCGCCACGCTTGCAGCTAAATCCCCGGATTTCGACAATATCTCCGGTGTCTTCTTCCGCTTCCACTTCCAAACGACATCCCAGGGGACAGCCGATACAAAGATAGTGAGTAACTTGAGTTTCTTCGCTCATCATGTTTCCTCTTTTGGTTACGCTTGTTCTTGGGGAACGATATCCACTCGCAACGTATCCCCGTGGAAATTTTCCAGGATTTTGGGACGAACTTTCAGATTCACCATCTCGGCGGGAAAGGCATAGCGAATTTTCTTCTCATACACGTCTGATAAACGCAAAACGCAGTCTTGCATGGGACGGCGAACCCGCATGTATACGGTATGATTGCGATCGCTTGAAATGGTATGGGGAACGCAATACGCCACATTTTCCCCAGGAATCAGGCGAATATTATCCGCTGGTGGGCGATTTTGGGTCACGTACCAGCCAGCATTGCGTCCGGCTAGTAGGGATTCTTGGCTAACAAAATCCACCAAATCGTGAATATGCGCCACATTACCACAAGCAAATACCCCATCCATGGAGGTTTCCATCATACTGTTAACTACCGGACCGCGCGTCACTGGGTCGATACGCAGTTGCAGCTGGTGGGAAAGTTCGTTTTCCGGAATCAACCCAATAGACAGCAACAGAGTATCGCACTCGATATCCCAGCTTTTTTCCATCATGGGGGTGAGATGTTCGTCTACCGGTGCCACCGTAACTTTTTCAACGCGATCGCGTCCTTGAATATCAACCACCGTAGTAGACAAGTGTAAGGGAATATCGTAATCGTGCAAGCACTGCACAATATTGCGGTTGAGTCCGTTGGCAAATGGCATTAATTCAAATACGCCAGCCACCGCTACCCCTTCTAAAGTGAGTCGCCGCGCCATAATCAAACCAATATCCCCAGACCCCAGCAAAACCGCGCGATGTCCGGGCAACTGTCCCAGCATATTGACAAATTTCTGTGCCAAACCAGCCGTTAATACGCCAGATGGTCGCCTGCCGGGGGTACGAATAGCGCCGCGCGTGCGTTCCCTGGCACCCATTGCCAAAACCGTTGCTTTGGTGGAAATCACTTTCACCCCTTCGCTTCCCGACATCAGTTTGACGCGCTTATCTTTGTCAATATCGAGAACGTAAGCATCGCAAGCCAGGTCGATGTCTTTTTCCAGGACTTGTTCTAAAAATCGCTGGGCGTATTCCGGTCCTGTGAGTTCTTCTTTGAAATGTTGCAAGCCAAATCCGGGATGGATGCACTGCAACAGGATGCCGCCGGCTTCTTTTTCTCGGTCTACCATCAAAACGCGATCGCTACCCGCTTCTTTGGCACCCAAAGCCGCTGCCATCCCCGCCGGACCGCCACCGACCACGACGACATCGTATTCCGATTGAATATGTTTGGTACTTGTTGCTATCATTGGTTTTGTACCTCTTCTCTTGCACGTACAACCCAAGAATCACCGCCGCGTTTGGTAATTTCGTGAATTGGGGTTTCCCAAGCCTCCGACAGCAGTTCCATGCAACGGGACGTACAAAAACCTCCCTGACAGCGTCCCATACCAGCGCGGGTGCGGAATTTAATCCCATCCAAGGTACGCGCGCCGCGACGGATGGCATCTCGGATTTCCCCTTCGCTAATGAGTTCGCAGCGACAGACAATGCGACCGTAACTGGGGTCTTTGGCTGCCAGTTCCATTTGTTCCTCGGTGGGGAGGGAGGCAAAATGGATGGGTTTGCTGATTCCTGGTTGAAATTCGTCGTTTTCTGCTAGCTTTAATCCTGATTCTTGTAGGATTTGCAACACACTATCCGCGATCGCAGGGGCAGCGGTTAACCCTGGCGATTGGATGCCGGCGACGTTGATAAACCCTTTTTTACTGGTGGGTCCGATGATAAAATCTTCCGTATTGCTAACAGCGCGCAAACCAGCAAATTCAGCAATGCAATCTCGCGGACTGATGCCGGGAACGATGGGTTGTACTGACTGAAATACATGTTCGCCACCAGCTTTGGAGGTGGATAGGTCTTCCCTATCATCCACCATTTCTGCGGTTGGACCCACCATCAGGGTACCGTCGTAGGTGGGAATGACCAAAATGCCTTTGGAAACGGGGGTAGGACAGGGAAACACAATCCGTTTTACCAAGCCTTTGAGGCGTTTGTCGAGTAAGTATTCTTCGCCTTTGCGCGGGGAAATGGTAAAATCACCTACCCCTGCCATCTCAGCAATTTTATCGGCAAACAATCCCGCCGCATTGATAACATAACGACTGGCGATTTCGCCTTTGGAGGTTTGCAAGCGCCAAATCTCGCCATCGGTTTGCAAATCTTGTACGAGTGTATCGCCGGAAAAGTCCAACCCGTTGATGGTGGCGTTTTCCATCAGGGCAAAAC
This window harbors:
- a CDS encoding J domain-containing protein — translated: MENFRNYYEILGVDPSASIEEIKKAYRRLARKYHPDLNPGDQKAEEKFKDLGEAYEVLSDPEKRAQYNQFARYWQPKGFAGRSMWRPGAKTWNPRGTNGKQGTASATSRSGKSDRKVDISQFSDFNVFVEELLGQKRTASRPYNSEYGSQGAKRGQSTTRKSTTSDDFRPGRVKTQYTVTSRSAAQQRDVEAHLTIPLEKAYRGGRERIRLEDGRSLEVDMPPATNTGQRVRVKGQGIGGGDLYLKITIAPHKFFQLQGQDIYCKVPITPAEAALGGMVEVPTIDGWVKMHVPAGVQSGQCLRLAGKGYPDEQGERGDQLVEIQVVVPKELGNQERELYEKLRQAETFQPRSNLI
- a CDS encoding NAD(P)/FAD-dependent oxidoreductase → MVYDVAIVGGGVIGCAIARELMRYRISAILIEKESEVGFGTSKANSGIIHGGHHVEPDTLKGKLEWEGNQMWDALAEELGFGFERIGELTVARSHDEIPTLERLQKRGQEKGVPGLEIWQQERLQQEEPHLSEDIIAALHAPTTGVVNPYEACFALMENATINGLDFSGDTLVQDLQTDGEIWRLQTSKGEIASRYVINAAGLFADKIAEMAGVGDFTISPRKGEEYLLDKRLKGLVKRIVFPCPTPVSKGILVIPTYDGTLMVGPTAEMVDDREDLSTSKAGGEHVFQSVQPIVPGISPRDCIAEFAGLRAVSNTEDFIIGPTSKKGFINVAGIQSPGLTAAPAIADSVLQILQESGLKLAENDEFQPGISKPIHFASLPTEEQMELAAKDPSYGRIVCRCELISEGEIRDAIRRGARTLDGIKFRTRAGMGRCQGGFCTSRCMELLSEAWETPIHEITKRGGDSWVVRAREEVQNQ
- a CDS encoding cupin domain-containing protein; the encoded protein is MTTTQNQNISIERQPSQDRLQQLGVFNWPTWEKEPSEFPWKYDEPETCYLLEGDVVVTPDGGEPVEIKKGDLVTFPADMSCTWTIRSHVRKHFQLG
- a CDS encoding FAD-dependent oxidoreductase: MIATSTKHIQSEYDVVVVGGGPAGMAAALGAKEAGSDRVLMVDREKEAGGILLQCIHPGFGLQHFKEELTGPEYAQRFLEQVLEKDIDLACDAYVLDIDKDKRVKLMSGSEGVKVISTKATVLAMGARERTRGAIRTPGRRPSGVLTAGLAQKFVNMLGQLPGHRAVLLGSGDIGLIMARRLTLEGVAVAGVFELMPFANGLNRNIVQCLHDYDIPLHLSTTVVDIQGRDRVEKVTVAPVDEHLTPMMEKSWDIECDTLLLSIGLIPENELSHQLQLRIDPVTRGPVVNSMMETSMDGVFACGNVAHIHDLVDFVSQESLLAGRNAGWYVTQNRPPADNIRLIPGENVAYCVPHTISSDRNHTVYMRVRRPMQDCVLRLSDVYEKKIRYAFPAEMVNLKVRPKILENFHGDTLRVDIVPQEQA
- a CDS encoding gamma-glutamyl-gamma-aminobutyrate hydrolase family protein (Members of this family of hydrolases with an active site Cys residue belong to MEROPS family C26.); this encodes MKKILVVLHQSTSKTGLVGQVLRSFGYTLDIRIPSVGDELPTSMENHAAAIVFGGPMSANDGDTLPFIRQELNWIETALNAQKPFLGICLGAQMLAKVLGGSVYSRPDGWVEIGYYPLYPTPQGQQELGHLRCVYHWHKEGFELPQGAVRLARGDRFANQAFRYKNHAYGLQFHPEIHRKAIKVWTERGAEQLSFRGAQPLTEQLQKYDLYGQQAANWLPGFLRSWLQCDRIAQQQVISS
- a CDS encoding DUF1667 domain-containing protein, whose amino-acid sequence is MMSEETQVTHYLCIGCPLGCRLEVEAEEDTGDIVEIRGFSCKRGEKYAMQEHTEPRRMVTTTVAIRNGIWGRLPVKTTEAIPKEKVMDLCHQLRQVTLEAPVEIGEVVLPNVFDTGIDVVASRSMPQVSGFAIPKGNLIQN
- the dnaK gene encoding molecular chaperone DnaK, with the protein product MGKVVGIDLGTTNSVVSVMEGGKPTVILNSEGLRTTPSVVGFSKEGERLVGQMARRQAILNPQNTFYGVKRYIGRRYNELSPVSKKVPYTIRRNDEDKIRLRCPRLRREFAPEEISAMVLRKLADEASRYLGEAVTGVVITVPAYFNDSQRQATRDAGRIAGLEVKRILNEPTAAALAYGMERGENKTILVYDLGGGTFDVTVLEVGDGVFEVRATSGDSQLGGNDFDRKIVDWLADQFWEQEQIDLRRDRQSLQRLMEAAEKAKIELSGMGATDINLPFITATADGPKHLETKLTRAQFEGMCEDLLKRLRIPLKKALADAGLTPAQIDDVVLVGGATRMPMIQELVTGTIGREPNQNVNPDEVVAVGAAIQGGILEGELQDILLLDVTPLSLGLETIGGVMKKLIPRNTTIPVRRSDVFSTSEDNQTVVEVHVVQGEREMAKDNKSLGRFKLMGLPPAPRGVAQVQVSFDIDANGILQVTALDKTTGREQSLTIQGASTLSESEVNRMIQEAEKFAEQDREQRERVDRRNRAETLAFQAQRQLREVSLDFGLQFAQGLRRQIESLVQELRDSLKRDDERGIDLATSQLQDALYELRRQVAEYYREEEEEDNWLSAVRRTLSGDDSEYDDYDYDYDDRDWGDRRRKKSGSIIDDRLFEGPSRYKQRRIPRTNAYDEDWDDEDDWF
- a CDS encoding AarF/ABC1/UbiB kinase family protein codes for the protein MFSKLAKTSSRQREILEVVFRNGWDYMRRLLSGKKADEPELPTPAVLRNILIDLGPVYVKLGQLLSTRPDLMPPAYIEALTDLQANVPPVPWSQIEVAMRQQLQQPLENAFEYVNPDPIAAGSIGQIHRGQTKNGYEVAIKVQRPGIGEVVEQDISIVRGLAELVSRTEFGEYYDPVSLADEFASALRSELDFMQEATYTDALRRNLSQSRWFDPSRVEIPEVYWDLTTEKMLTIEWLEGTPILEADLDGKAPQNGKKPKTDQATSNKEIANLLLRVFFQQIYVDGFFHADPHPGNVFYLQDRRVALLDCGMVGRLDPRTQRILTELLLAIVNLDGQRCAHLTLDLADANQGTNVARLEADYNRLLRRYYNRNLAEINFSELVYEVLQTARENHVKLPGNIGLYSKTIANLEGVARTLDPEFNLSEQIKPLMSDLLRQQIIGDSPLPALLQTALETKSLSLSTPRQLELLLGGITTETLRWNLTLEDLDGLRRSLDDSANRLSFSIVVGSLIVGAAIIFSEGGSTQLFFASSTLFSAASLLGLWLVISILRSGRLK